CAAACACTTTGCTGGCTGGGGAGAGTTGATGAGTGATCCGGTTATAGCTACGGCAATGCTTGACCGCCTGCTGCATCACGCTCATGTTATTAACATACGCGGTGAAACATATCGACTAAGAGGAAGGTCAAAGGCCGGGTTTGTTTCTGTTCCTCCCGCTGTAATTAATCCGGCGTTATCTTAACCGGCTGAGGAAGTCCGGCGTTGGGTCAAATTTCAACCGGCGTTTGGGTCAAATTTATCCCGGCGTTGACAAATGTTATTGTTCAAGAATATAATGCGTTTGAATTAATTTATCTTTGATAAAAGACAGGAGGTCCAATGTTGCATTTGGCATAAAGACTTAAACATGATTTTGTGCTAGAATTACAACACTTTGGGGTTTTCCTAAAACCAATAGTATTTTGACTTTATTCAGATATTTCACAAGGTTATTTGTAAATATTCAATATTGTCCATCATATTTTTTATTGTAAAGGACAGTTCTGATTTTGATAAAAGAAAACCGCCTTCTTAAATGTATTTTGTCTATTTATCTTAAAACTGCGTCAAGGGGGAGATATGTGCTTTCCCTTGACTTTATTTCACTTGCGCTCGCTGTCTACTTGGGCTATGCTCTCAGGCTCACTTTCTTTATCGAAATGGGATACGCCGGCGAACTTCTTCAGACTATTTTCATCTTCTCTGCATGCATTCTTATCCCTATGATATGGGGCGGAGTATACAAAGTAGTATGGCCCAGAGCCAGCGTGGAGGAATATACTATCCTGCTCAGATGGTATGTGGCAGGGACAGCCATTTTCCTGGTCCTCTTCAAGCTAAGCGATGAATTGAGGGTGCCCAGGTCTTCCCTCTCGATACTTATTATTCTCGGTCTCCTCTTCCTTACAACGACGCGGGCGTTCTGGAAGCTTGCCTTTGTCACACGTTCGGGTAGGTCCTGCCAGCAGCAGCGTGCCCTCGTAATAGGAGCGGGGGAGGCGGGGACTCTCCTTGCAAGGGACCTTCTAAGAAATGACACGGAACTGACTCCCATCGGCTTCATTGACGATGACCCCGGACTTCAAAACATGAAGGTTGCTTCTCTGGACGTGCTTGGCAATACAAAGGACATCCGCAGGATCGTCATGGAAAATGACGTCGAAGTTGTCCTTATAGCTATCCCTTCTGCCTCCGGAAACAAGATAAAGGAGTTCGTCAGTTCCCTTGAAGGGCTTAATGTTCGTGTACGTATACTGCCCAGCCTCATCGACCTTGCCGACGGGCACGTCAGCGTCAAAAAACTCCGCTCGGTAAAGCTCGAAGACCTTCTCCGCAGAGAGCCGATAAGGCTTGACGACCCCGGTGTCGAAAATCTGATAAAGGGCAAGCGTGTCCTCGTAACGGGAGCGGGAGGATCTATCGGATCTGAGATCTGCAGGCAGGTCGCCGCCAAAGGACCTTCCGAACTGCTTGTACTCGGCCACGGGGAGCAGTCAATATATAATCTGCTCGAATCATTCGCCCTGTCGGGAAACAAAGTCCCACTGGTGCCGATAATCGCTGACATAGCAGACAAAGTGACCCTGGAAGCGATATTTAAAAAACATATGCCGAACCTCGTCTTTCACGCCGCGGCCCACAAGCACGTTCCGCTTATGGAAGACAACCCAAGAGAGGCTCTTCGCGTCAATTCCTACGGAACGAGGACCCTTGCGGAAATGGCAGGGAAATACCGGGCTGAGAGAATGGTAATGATATCAACGGACAAGGCGGTCCACCCCTCGAGTATAATGGGAGCGACAAAGAGGATCGCAGAGCGCATGTTATTCTATGTTCAGAAGAGATACCCGGATACATCCTATATGGCTGTGCGCTTCGGAAACGTCCTGGGAAGCCGCGGCAGCGTCATCCCCAAGTTCGAACAGCAGATAGAGCGCGGAGGCCCGGTGACAGTAACACACAAGGACATGAAGCGCTACTTCATGCTCATCCCGGAAGCTGTCAGCCTTGTCCTCCGGGCAGGAACTATGGGAGAGGGCGGAGAACTCTTCGTCCTCGACATGGGAGAGCCCGTAAACATAGCGGAAATGGCCGAGACCCTCATAAGGCTCCACGGCCACGAACCATACAAGGATATTAAGATAGAGTTCACAGGCATCCGCCCCGGAGAAAAGCTCTACGAAGAGCTCTTCTACGACCCGGATCACGTAGACACGACAGCCAGCGAAAAGATCTACCTGAGCAAGTTCTCCCCCGAGAAAGAATCGCTTCTGCCCAGAGTCGAAAAGCTTTTGGCAGACTCGGCTGGAGGTACTTTGTCTGAAGCAGAGTTAAAAGCCGCAATATTCCAGCTGGGCGGAAATGGGGAGTTGGACCATGGGCAAGCGACCGGCAAGCAATAGGCAAGCGGTTGTCAAGCAGTTGTGAGGGGCAGCGGCAAGAATCGTGCCGCGGAAATCGATAGGGAGTCAGTGGGTAATCAATGGCGAATCAATTGTTTGGACCAAGTATCACTTCCCGTCCTTCCTGGACTCATTCATAATCGTCATTCTGGTATGTGGTAGAGCCGGAACAGCGGCTTAGGTTTGGGTCCTAAACAACTGATTTGCGATAGATTCGCAACCTCAGCTTGCCAATGCACCTATAGCCAACCGCTTGCCTATTGCTTGCCAACGGCTTGCCAAGGTACATCTTCAGGCGGTTTCACACGGCAATTAATATGCCACGGATTTTAGTGTAGAATAAAGAATGATTTAATACGTCTTTTATTCCAAGAAGAAGGTGTACCGAATGTCTGATAAAAAATTCTTGCCTTTTGCTTTGCCTGATATTGGAGAAGAAGAAATAAACGAAGTAGTAGATTCTCTTCGTTCAGGTTGGTTGACTACAGGTCCAAAAACAAAAAGATTTGAATCAGATTTTAAGTCTTTCTTGGGGAATGATGTGACTGCTCTTGCAGTGAATTCTGCAACTGCCGGCTTACATCTTGCGCTTGAGGCATGTGGCATTGGTCGTGAAGACGAAGTTATTACAACTACATTTACATTTACATCAACTGCAGAAGTGGCTAGGTATCTTGGGGCCCACCCTGTCTTGGTAGACATTGATCCTGCATCTTTGAATATTGACATTTCTCTTATTGAAAAATCAATTACATCAAAGACAAAAGCGATCATCCCCGTTCATATTGGAGGATTGCCCTGTAATATGAGTGAAATATTACGAATTGCCAGGAAGCACAAATTGAAAGTTATTGAAGATGCTGCTCATGCGTTCCCTGTCAGTTACAAGGGTAATATGATAGGAACTCTTGACTCAGACGTTACAGTCTTCAGCTTTTACGCTACTAAAACAATTACTACCGGAGAAGGTGGGATGCTTGTAACTAAAGATCCTAAAATAGCTGCAAGGGCCAGTACGATGAGATTGCACGGAATAGACCGGGATGCTTTCGACCGCTATACCTCAGACAAACCATCCTGGTACTATGAGATCATAGCTCCGGGTTATAAATACAACATGACAGACATCGCTGCCTCAATTGGTATACATCAACTAAAGAAAGCAAATATTTTTAAAAAGCGAAGAACTCAAATTGCCAACGCTTATGTTGAAGGTTTACAGTCGCTTCCTATCGACCTGCCCTTGCTAAATTTGAATGACGGAGACAACGCTTGGCATCTTTTTCAGATAAGGCTTAAAAATGATTCTCCTGTCTCACGAGATAATTTTATTAAAAATATGTCAGAAGAGGGGATTGGCTGCAGTGTTCATTTCATTCCTTCCCATATGCAGCCTTACTATAAAGAAGCCTACGATCTGAAAGAATCTGATTTCCCTGTTGCTACAAAAGTTTTTAAATCTATAGTAAGCTTGCCGATATATACAAAAATGACTGATTCAGATGTGTCTTTTGTGATAGAAAAAGTAAGAAAAGTTCTCAGTGCATGATTGTAAAAAGATTGTTGGATCTATTTTTGTCGGTTTCAGGGCTAATTATTTTAAGCCCACTGTTTTTGTTGATCTCTCTTTGGATAAAGATTGATTCCAAAGGGCCGGTTTTTTACAGACAGGTCCGGGTCGGTAAAAACATGGAACCATTTAAAATATTTAAGTTCAGGACTATGGTTCATGACCCGCATGGCAAGGGATTACAGTTGACCACAAGCGATGATAAAAGGATAACCAGATCGGGAAGATTTCTTAGGAAGACCAAGCTGGATGAACTGCCGCAATTAATCAATGTATTAATAGGTGAAATGAGCCTTGTTGGGCCGCGGCCGGAAGTTCCCAAATACGTAAGATACTATCCGGAAGAAGTAAGGAAAATCGTTCTTTCTGTTCCCCCGGGAATCACAGACAGGGCTTCTTTGGAGTTCAAGAATGAAAACGAAATTCTTAATTTGTCCAAAAACCCTGAGAAAACATATATAGATGAAATTTTGCCTGTTAAGCTGAAATATTATGTAGGATACGTCGAAAACAGGACGTTGTTAGGGGATATCAAGATAATCATTGATACTTTTTGGGAGTTAATATAATAATGAGGATATTGTTGATAAATCATTACGCAGGATCCGTTTATCACGGAATGGAGTTTCGTCCTTATTACATGTCAAGAGAATGGGTGAAAATGGGGCATAGCGTGACCATTGTTGCTGCCTCTTTTTCACACCTTAGACAAAAAAACATTGACATGGAAGAGCCTATCAAAGAGGAATATATTGATGGGATAAGATATGTGTGGCTGAAGACCCCCGTTTATCACGGAAACGGAATAGGCAGGATAAAGAATATGCTCTCTTTTCTCCGCAAGCTCTATAAATTTGAAAAGGTAATAAACAAAGATCTTGATCCTGATGTGGTCATTGCGTCTTCGACATACCCATTGGATTCTTATCCGGCAAACTGGATGGCGAAAAAGCATAAGGCAAAATTTGTCTTCGAGCTCCACGACCTCTGGCCGATGTCTCCAATGGTACTGGGCAACATGTCCCAATGGCACCCTTTTATTATGGTAATGCAGAGAGCGGAGGATTATTGGTGTAAAAATGCAGATTTGGTGATATCACTACATCCATATGCATATAAACACCTGATTACAAGAGGAATGAGCATAGATAATTACAGGGTAGTTACTAATGGAATTGTTATTGAAGAATGGGACGAAAATTATCATAATTTACCTGAGCCACACAATACGACTATTATAAACTTAAAAAATCAGGATAAATTTCTGCTAGGTTACGCAGGGGGACATGCACTAAGTAACGGATTGGATTTGTTGGTTAATTTAGCTAATTCAGTAAAAATTGACAAAAGCATTCATTTTGTTTTTGTGGGGGATGGCGTTGAAAAACAAAATCTTGAGAAAATGTCATCTTCCCTACAATTAACAAATATTTCATTTTTGCCTCCCATACCTAAAAATACAATTAAAACATTTTACACAGCTATGGATGTTTTGACCTGTTGCTTGCCAATGACGCCATTATTACAGTATGGCCCTGTAATGAATAAAACTTTTGAATATATGATGGCAGGAAAACCTGCATTATGTTCATGTTCCTCTACATTTGATCCCGTAAGTGAATCTGGGTGTGGTTTTACTGTACCCTCAGGGGATGTTGAAACGATGTCTCAGAAGTTATTTAAACTCAAAGCAATGGATAAAAAATCAAGAGAGGATATGGGTGCTAAAGGACGTGCTTTTGCTGTAAAAAATTATACATACTCTGCCTTAGCATGTAAATTTATTGAATATATTGCTGATAAATATTAATGAATATATTTTTATTTAGTGAGACATATTTCATTTCAGGGGAGCTGTAATAATGATATTAATTAATAAAATTAAATCTCAAACCGCTCATATAGGTGTAATTGGTCTTGGATACGTGGGACTTCCTCTTTCGGTAGAAAAGGCAAAAGCGGGATTTGTCGTTCTTGGCTTTGACGTACAATGCGAAAAGGTGGACATGGTCAACAGGGGAGAGAACTACATCGGTGACATTGTGCCCCAGGACCTCAAGGACCTTGTTGCAAGTGGACATCTTTCTGCTACCTGTGACTTTGACAGGCTTATTGAGTGCGATGTGATTGCGATCTGTGTCCCTACACCTCTGGATAAATTCAAACAGCCGGACCTTTCATACATAGTCAACTCCGCAAAAGAGATTTCCAAGAGAATGCACAAGGATATGCTTGTGGTACTCGAATCTACAACATATCCCGGTACGACGGAAGAGGTAGTCAAGCCCATACTCGAAGAGAGCGGTCTCAAAGTAGGCAAGGATTTCCACCTCGCATTCAGCCCGGAAAGGGTAGATCCCGGAAATTTGCGATATAAAACACATAATACCCCAAAGGTGGTAGGTGGTTGTACTCCCGAGTGTACAGAGATAGCAAAGACTCTCTACAGCATCGTGCTTGGGGCAGATGTATTTACAGTCTCATCACCAAAAGAGGCAGAGGCGACCAAAATACTCGAAAACACATTCCGCATAGTCAACTGCGCCCTTGCAAATGAAATGGCGATCGTTTACGACAAAATGGGCATCAACGTGTGGGAAGTAATAGCAGCGGCATCAACAAAGCCTTTCGGTTTCATTCCTTTCTATCCCGGCCCGGGAGTTGGTGGCCACTGCATACCGCTTGATCCTTTCTATCTTACATACAAGGCCAGGGAGTATGATTACCATACAAAACTTATAGAGCTTGCCGGAGAGATAAACGATGGTATGCCAAATTATGTGGTTGAACGCCTAATGGACATTTTGAATGAGCACGGAAAAGCATTAAGCAAGAGCAAGATAATGCTCCTGGGTATAGCATATAAAGGTGACATAGATGACCTTAGAGAATCGCCGGCGCTTAAAGTATGGGAAGAACTGGAGAAAAAACACGCACAGGTCGTATTCCATGATCCTTACTGCAAAACAGCCAAATGGAAAGGCAATGAAGTCGCATCAGTTGAACTTTCAGAAGAAGAAATTAAGTCATGTGATGCAGTCGTTATTACAACGCTACATACAAAGAATGTTGATTATAAACTGATTCTGGATAACGCCAAGGCAGTCTTTGACACCAAAAATGCCATATCCTCAGCACTGGGCAAAGAAGCTGTGGAAGCGGAGAATCTGTACCGCTTGTAATTATTGGCAAGCGATAGGCAAGCGTTGGCAAGCAATAGGCAAGCGGTCGTAAAGGGCAGCGGCTCCGCCGCGGGAAGCTGCGACAAAAACGGTCGCGGGAAGCAGTTGCAGGTAGGGTCAAACGCTAGTCAAACAATTGTCAAACGATTGTTAGAACCAGAGATCTCACCATTATCGTCTCCCCGGTATGGGTTGACCCCCGGGGTCCAGCGTCTCTCGTTGAGATCCAAAAAGTTGCTATTAGACTGATTTTTGGTTATCTTTTAAACAACAGCTTCACTATTGCTTCACTATTGCTTCACGCGACCATATTTGTCGCAGCTTCACAAATGATCTACAGGGGGTTTTAAACATGCCTAACTACATTTCTGATACAGCGAAAATCGGTGAGAACGTTACTCTCGGTCACAACGTAATAATTGAAGACAATGTTTTGATTGGCTCCAACGTTGAGATCGGGCATAATGTCATAATCAAGGAGAATGTGCGGATCGGGGACAACTGTAAGATACTTGACGGAGCTATCCTTGGAAAAATGCCTGCTGTCGCTTCCATGAGTGCAACCACAGGTGCTCCCAGGGAACTTCCTCAACTGGTTATTGGCAAGGCCGTAACAATAGGGGCGGGGTGCGTAATATACAGGGGAGCGGAAATAGCTGACAGGGTCTTCTTCGGTGATCTTGCCACAGTCCGAGAAGATGTGAAGATCGGGGAAGGTACTATAATAGGGCGTGGAGCAACGGTGGAAAACAAAGTGACCATCGGTAAAAAGACAAAGATAGAGACCAACGCCTATATAACGGCGTTCAGTACGATAGGGGATTATTGCTTCGTTGCTCCTTGCGTAGCATTTTCCAATGATAATTATGTGGGACGTACTGAAGAGAGGAAGAAACATTTTGGTGGTCCGATACTAAGAAGGGGAGCAAGAATTGGAGT
The genomic region above belongs to Synergistaceae bacterium DZ-S4 and contains:
- a CDS encoding ATP-binding protein, with the translated sequence KHFAGWGELMSDPVIATAMLDRLLHHAHVINIRGETYRLRGRSKAGFVSVPPAVINPALS
- a CDS encoding polysaccharide biosynthesis protein; the protein is MSIYLKTASRGRYVLSLDFISLALAVYLGYALRLTFFIEMGYAGELLQTIFIFSACILIPMIWGGVYKVVWPRASVEEYTILLRWYVAGTAIFLVLFKLSDELRVPRSSLSILIILGLLFLTTTRAFWKLAFVTRSGRSCQQQRALVIGAGEAGTLLARDLLRNDTELTPIGFIDDDPGLQNMKVASLDVLGNTKDIRRIVMENDVEVVLIAIPSASGNKIKEFVSSLEGLNVRVRILPSLIDLADGHVSVKKLRSVKLEDLLRREPIRLDDPGVENLIKGKRVLVTGAGGSIGSEICRQVAAKGPSELLVLGHGEQSIYNLLESFALSGNKVPLVPIIADIADKVTLEAIFKKHMPNLVFHAAAHKHVPLMEDNPREALRVNSYGTRTLAEMAGKYRAERMVMISTDKAVHPSSIMGATKRIAERMLFYVQKRYPDTSYMAVRFGNVLGSRGSVIPKFEQQIERGGPVTVTHKDMKRYFMLIPEAVSLVLRAGTMGEGGELFVLDMGEPVNIAEMAETLIRLHGHEPYKDIKIEFTGIRPGEKLYEELFYDPDHVDTTASEKIYLSKFSPEKESLLPRVEKLLADSAGGTLSEAELKAAIFQLGGNGELDHGQATGKQ
- a CDS encoding DegT/DnrJ/EryC1/StrS family aminotransferase; the encoded protein is MSDKKFLPFALPDIGEEEINEVVDSLRSGWLTTGPKTKRFESDFKSFLGNDVTALAVNSATAGLHLALEACGIGREDEVITTTFTFTSTAEVARYLGAHPVLVDIDPASLNIDISLIEKSITSKTKAIIPVHIGGLPCNMSEILRIARKHKLKVIEDAAHAFPVSYKGNMIGTLDSDVTVFSFYATKTITTGEGGMLVTKDPKIAARASTMRLHGIDRDAFDRYTSDKPSWYYEIIAPGYKYNMTDIAASIGIHQLKKANIFKKRRTQIANAYVEGLQSLPIDLPLLNLNDGDNAWHLFQIRLKNDSPVSRDNFIKNMSEEGIGCSVHFIPSHMQPYYKEAYDLKESDFPVATKVFKSIVSLPIYTKMTDSDVSFVIEKVRKVLSA
- a CDS encoding sugar transferase, with the protein product MIVKRLLDLFLSVSGLIILSPLFLLISLWIKIDSKGPVFYRQVRVGKNMEPFKIFKFRTMVHDPHGKGLQLTTSDDKRITRSGRFLRKTKLDELPQLINVLIGEMSLVGPRPEVPKYVRYYPEEVRKIVLSVPPGITDRASLEFKNENEILNLSKNPEKTYIDEILPVKLKYYVGYVENRTLLGDIKIIIDTFWELI
- a CDS encoding glycosyltransferase family 4 protein; translation: MRILLINHYAGSVYHGMEFRPYYMSREWVKMGHSVTIVAASFSHLRQKNIDMEEPIKEEYIDGIRYVWLKTPVYHGNGIGRIKNMLSFLRKLYKFEKVINKDLDPDVVIASSTYPLDSYPANWMAKKHKAKFVFELHDLWPMSPMVLGNMSQWHPFIMVMQRAEDYWCKNADLVISLHPYAYKHLITRGMSIDNYRVVTNGIVIEEWDENYHNLPEPHNTTIINLKNQDKFLLGYAGGHALSNGLDLLVNLANSVKIDKSIHFVFVGDGVEKQNLEKMSSSLQLTNISFLPPIPKNTIKTFYTAMDVLTCCLPMTPLLQYGPVMNKTFEYMMAGKPALCSCSSTFDPVSESGCGFTVPSGDVETMSQKLFKLKAMDKKSREDMGAKGRAFAVKNYTYSALACKFIEYIADKY
- a CDS encoding nucleotide sugar dehydrogenase, with product MILINKIKSQTAHIGVIGLGYVGLPLSVEKAKAGFVVLGFDVQCEKVDMVNRGENYIGDIVPQDLKDLVASGHLSATCDFDRLIECDVIAICVPTPLDKFKQPDLSYIVNSAKEISKRMHKDMLVVLESTTYPGTTEEVVKPILEESGLKVGKDFHLAFSPERVDPGNLRYKTHNTPKVVGGCTPECTEIAKTLYSIVLGADVFTVSSPKEAEATKILENTFRIVNCALANEMAIVYDKMGINVWEVIAAASTKPFGFIPFYPGPGVGGHCIPLDPFYLTYKAREYDYHTKLIELAGEINDGMPNYVVERLMDILNEHGKALSKSKIMLLGIAYKGDIDDLRESPALKVWEELEKKHAQVVFHDPYCKTAKWKGNEVASVELSEEEIKSCDAVVITTLHTKNVDYKLILDNAKAVFDTKNAISSALGKEAVEAENLYRL
- a CDS encoding N-acetyltransferase — encoded protein: MPNYISDTAKIGENVTLGHNVIIEDNVLIGSNVEIGHNVIIKENVRIGDNCKILDGAILGKMPAVASMSATTGAPRELPQLVIGKAVTIGAGCVIYRGAEIADRVFFGDLATVREDVKIGEGTIIGRGATVENKVTIGKKTKIETNAYITAFSTIGDYCFVAPCVAFSNDNYVGRTEERKKHFGGPILRRGARIGVGSVLLPGVEIGEDALVAAGSVVTKNVPPRMIVLGAPARIWKEVSKEQLLEEQIYYEK